The Musa acuminata AAA Group cultivar baxijiao chromosome BXJ3-6, Cavendish_Baxijiao_AAA, whole genome shotgun sequence region TGGTCTCGTAGCATGCGGTCCCTCTGCAGCTATGGCTGCCTCCCGTCGCTCCTCTCTGGTAAAGAATGGCCGCGAGGTAGCCGAAGACGAAGGAACCCGCGGGAATGTTGGTGACGACGATGTTGTGGTTGACGCTGAAGTGCTTGGTGCCGAACATCTCGGTGGTGGCGGAGACGGCGATGGACGTGATCGCCCCTGTGAATGCTCCGATCACTGCGGTGCTCATGTACAAGCACAGTCTGCTTGGGTTGACCAGCATGAAGAAGGCTGCTGCCATCGGGGCCATCATTGCCGCCATGGATGCTGGCCTTGATATCATGCAGTTCCTCCTGTACACATcgaaacgaagaagaagaagaagagttagTGCTAAGTTTGCCGAGATTCGATGGTGGTTCTGATGAAAGGCTTACTTGGAGGAGTAGTAGTCAAAGAGGAATGGCAGGAGGCGGCCGAAGAAGCCGAAGGAAGACGACAAGGAGACCAAGGTGGAAGTCTCTTCTGGTCGAAGTCCACGAGACTCTGCAATCTGACCGAGGTTGTTGAGGAAGACGAGTCCCAGCGTCGCGCTGAACAAGTAGCTGAAGAAGTACAACCAGAAGTCCACCTTCCTTAGGATTAGAAGACCTCCCACTTCCTCTGACTCCTCTTCTCCACCTTCCACCATCTCTTCCTTCACGACCTGAAGCTCCTCGACCACTACCTCTCTGCCTCCCTCGCCAGCTTCGACGTCATCGGCTGCAAGAACGTGAACTTTGTTCTCCTTCTTGTTCCACCACACCTCGTCTATGACTTCCCTCAGCTTCATGGTTGCTGGCACCACCAATGGCGACGCCAGTAGCACCCCCAGGCTCAACGCGTACTCTCTCGTGAGGACACCGTGGGAGGTCGAGCTGATGCTGCCGACCACAGCGGAAATCCCGGTCGTGAACGTGATGACGAACATGACCACGAAGCCGAGGCTTGATCGGATGGCATTCTGGCTCAGAACCACCCGGACGAATGGCGCGACG contains the following coding sequences:
- the LOC135639775 gene encoding protein NUCLEAR FUSION DEFECTIVE 4-like, translating into MSSSSSSSSSSSSSSSLQWLTLIATIWLQTFNGANTDFPVYSSELKELKRVSQVGINFLAFASDAGKLFGWVAGVAAIYLPLWLVAVVGAALGLVGYGLQFLFLEHPHFSYSHIFLLTALAGNGICWINTACYLICIRNFSSHSRIAVGLSTSYVGLSAKVYTVLASAVFNGKSRHTAKQYLLLNAIVPVLVTAVVAPFVRVVLSQNAIRSSLGFVVMFVITFTTGISAVVGSISSTSHGVLTREYALSLGVLLASPLVVPATMKLREVIDEVWWNKKENKVHVLAADDVEAGEGGREVVVEELQVVKEEMVEGGEEESEEVGGLLILRKVDFWLYFFSYLFSATLGLVFLNNLGQIAESRGLRPEETSTLVSLSSSFGFFGRLLPFLFDYYSSKRNCMISRPASMAAMMAPMAAAFFMLVNPSRLCLYMSTAVIGAFTGAITSIAVSATTEMFGTKHFSVNHNIVVTNIPAGSFVFGYLAAILYQRGATGGSHSCRGTACYETTFVLWGATCSVAAILCTALYIRRRRFC